One region of Anas acuta chromosome Z, bAnaAcu1.1, whole genome shotgun sequence genomic DNA includes:
- the CARTPT gene encoding cocaine- and amphetamine-regulated transcript protein: MESCRALALCAVAAALLLGARGQGQPPLRRARDLGPPGGGGGGGGGGGGGEGGGGASREKELIEALQEVLEKLKSKRVPHYEKKFGQVPMCDAGEQCAVRKGARIGKLCDCPRGTWCNSFLLKCL, encoded by the exons ATGGAGAGCTGCCGGGCGCTGGCGCTCTGCGCCGTGGCGGCCGCGCTGCTGCTGGGCGCCCgcgggcaggggcagcccccgcTGCGCCGCGCCCGCGACCTGGGGccccccggcggcggcggcggcggaggaggaggaggaggaggaggagaaggaggcggCGGAGCGTCCCGCGAgaaggagctg ATCGAGGcgctgcaggaggtgctggagaaGCTGAAGAGCAAGCGGGTGCCGCACTACGAGAAGAAGTTCGGGCAGGTGCCGATG TGCGACGCCGGGGAGCAGTGCGCCGTGAGGAAGGGGGCCCGCATCGGGAAGCTCTGCGACTGCCCCCGGGGGACCTGGTGCAACTCCTTCCTCCTCAAGTGCCTGTGA